The Podospora bellae-mahoneyi strain CBS 112042 chromosome 7, whole genome shotgun sequence genomic sequence GCCGCCCTGAGGATTACCCCCCTCTcggccccaaccccccttaCTAAATTTTTGGGGGTTACATAATAAAGCTATCGAGGGAACCGTGATGTGCCTGCCAAAGAGGAAAACGTGTGACCGCTTCTCTCGTATATCTCTGGAATATGTCTGAAtaaaagggggaaggggcaCATGTCTAGTGTCAGTGGGGCGGGAGGATTGGAAAGGACAATGATGGTTGGCTGGATGGATATTTTTTAGTTACGATGATACATGTGTATGCGTGTGTGATGTGTTCGAGCGCGAGCGAGATTCTGTATTTTCGGTTGGCGAGAAGCAGGAATCCTTGCTTTCAGAAGGGAGTTATTTATTCTTTGTGTTTGTCTTGAAAGGaaaggtggaggggtggttggataCCTGATTTGCACAATTTTGGTtggtttttatttttatttatttttctcTCGATTTGTTCATGAATCATCTATTTTCCCTAGACTTTGGGACCTGAGCTCGAGGTTTTGGTCTTGGGGGGCAAGAAAGATGAAAATAAGATGGATATATGTTTACTGTCTTGGTTTAGACTACCGCGTGTATGTTCTGTTGAAACGTTTtgacgaaaaaaaaagattctTTAGATAGGAATcgccctcatctcctccaacgTCCAGTACTTCCTCATCgtctccgcctccagctccttgacctcgtcaTCCAGATGCTTCAtcagcacctccccccaggTGTCCATCTTTTCCTTGAGGACCGACAGCTCCAAGTCGACCTCGCGGCTCTTGCACATGAGGATGTACTCGTGCAGCTGGTCCATCCCCTCGTGGATCAGCTCGTGCTGCCTCAGCAGCTTGTTGCTCTTGCCGGCCTTGAACTGGGGCATCTTCTTGGCCAGGATGGGGTAGAGGTGGGTCTCCTCGATGGAGTGGTGAGACTCGAGGTAGCGGACCAGCCGGAGGCCCTCGTCGAGGAACTGCTTGAGGGACATGTTTTGGGGGCGGCGGGAGTTGACGCAGGCTGTGTAGAGGATTGTCCACATTCCTACAAAGTGGTCGTGCTGGAGAGATAAGAAGGGAAAATGAGAGATGAGTATGTGAGGGAATAGACTGAAACAAACAAGGGTATGGAAAAATATGAACAAGCTTACAAAGTACTTCATTTGTTCAGCTAAGCGGTTGTAGATTTTGAACTCGGTTGGTGACAGTGGCGGCAGTGACGAAGTTGTTGCAGTGGACGACGCATCGTCATTGGCAGTAGGAGTGGTTGGCTGGGGAGATGAAGTCTGAGTGGTTGATTCATCTGTATTTACAGCAGCCTTTGCT encodes the following:
- a CDS encoding hypothetical protein (EggNog:ENOG503P1SS; COG:S), whose protein sequence is MADTEQAKAAVNTDESTTQTSSPQPTTPTANDDASSTATTSSLPPLSPTEFKIYNRLAEQMKYFHDHFVGMWTILYTACVNSRRPQNMSLKQFLDEGLRLVRYLESHHSIEETHLYPILAKKMPQFKAGKSNKLLRQHELIHEGMDQLHEYILMCKSREVDLELSVLKEKMDTWGEVLMKHLDDEVKELEAETMRKYWTLEEMRAIPI